In the Gossypium raimondii isolate GPD5lz chromosome 9, ASM2569854v1, whole genome shotgun sequence genome, one interval contains:
- the LOC105797527 gene encoding putative glycine-rich cell wall structural protein 1, whose translation MSRWFVMCLFLISLCFALCVHSQSPPQQVGSPSPTPSVGGSPGSGGGGGGGGGSGSSGGSGYGSGSGGGTGSGGSGGHGGGSGGGSSSGRGSSGGGYGFGSGSGSSGGSGGGDDGGSMPRKVGKNT comes from the coding sequence ATGAGTCGTTGGTTTGTGATGTGCCTTTTCTTAATTTCCCTATGCTTTGCTCTCTGCGTCCATTCACAAAGCCCTCCACAGCAGGTGGGATCTCCCTCTCCAACTCCTTCGGTTGGTGGTAGTCCAGGGTCGGGAGGTGGAGGCGGCGGTGGTGGAGGTAGTGGTTCATCAGGTGGCTCTGGGTATGGTTCAGGAAGTGGTGGTGGTACTGGAAGTGGGGGTAGTGGAGGGCACGGAGGCGGAAGCGGTGGAGGTAGCAGCAGTGGGCGTGGTAGCAGTGGCGGTGGCTACGGCTTCGGAAGTGGAAGTGGAAGCAGTGGAGGCAGTGGTGGTGGAGATGATGGCGGCAGCATGCCTAGGAAGGTTGGGAAGAATACTTAA